The Tepidibacter aestuarii genome contains a region encoding:
- a CDS encoding sigma-54 interaction domain-containing protein, with amino-acid sequence MNNSTIIECLYSLLINKNVEVQNRNYIDVIKDCFYMEAERIEQQCCIFLMDINKTIIAAYDYNKRLEHCVNKSIDLQFDETLRKTKLTKTFNLGNQEQSIYLYLYKTSNFNNSYYYLCTLTQNEDYAKYNKLLEKINIYMGKSIQLVNKHSNYNDLLMRALDAVNDGISLCDKDGYIKYANNACYNIAGVDKENLLNKYIGNISKEKPMLLQIIENKKSIIDVEYYLIIKEQTKHLINSGYPIFNEKGDFIGAIDIFRGIERSKKLANTIAGYQAYFTFDNIIGKSKKIEENINLAKVFAETNENILILGESGTGKELFAQSIHNHSNRREKPFIALNCANFPNELIDSELFGYEEGAFTGARKGGKIGKFEVANGGTLFLDELGEMEIHLQAKLLRVLETMCVNRIGANKPISVDVRIIAATNRNLEKLVKEGRFRKDLYYRLKVLCLEIPSLRERGDDVLLLSDYFIKNSQNKINRYIKGISNEAKEMLRKHTWPGNIRELENTISRSLYICNTDYITSNTLKMAGLKELESVQIIRKDSVKINKEIILDTLKSTNGNKKRASEILSISRPTLYKLLKKYELNQ; translated from the coding sequence AATTATATTGATGTAATTAAAGATTGTTTTTATATGGAAGCTGAGCGTATTGAACAACAATGCTGTATATTTTTAATGGATATTAATAAAACAATTATTGCTGCTTATGATTATAATAAAAGATTAGAGCACTGTGTAAATAAAAGCATTGATTTACAGTTTGATGAAACATTACGGAAGACAAAATTAACAAAAACATTTAATTTAGGGAATCAAGAGCAAAGCATATATTTGTATTTATATAAAACATCTAACTTCAACAATTCATATTACTATTTGTGTACATTAACACAGAATGAAGATTATGCAAAATATAATAAATTACTAGAGAAGATTAACATCTATATGGGTAAGTCTATACAATTGGTTAATAAGCATAGCAATTACAATGATTTGTTAATGAGAGCATTAGATGCAGTAAATGATGGAATATCTTTGTGCGATAAAGATGGATATATAAAGTATGCTAATAATGCATGTTATAATATCGCAGGAGTTGACAAGGAGAATCTACTTAACAAATATATAGGTAATATTTCAAAGGAAAAACCTATGCTTCTTCAGATTATTGAAAATAAAAAAAGTATTATTGATGTAGAGTATTATTTAATTATTAAAGAACAAACAAAACACCTAATTAATTCAGGATATCCTATATTCAATGAAAAAGGAGATTTTATTGGAGCTATTGATATTTTTAGAGGTATTGAACGAAGTAAAAAACTTGCCAATACAATTGCTGGTTATCAAGCGTATTTCACATTTGATAATATTATAGGAAAGAGCAAAAAAATAGAAGAAAATATAAACTTAGCAAAGGTTTTTGCTGAGACTAATGAAAATATTTTAATACTTGGAGAAAGTGGAACAGGAAAAGAATTATTTGCCCAATCTATACATAATCACAGTAATAGAAGAGAAAAACCTTTTATTGCATTAAATTGTGCAAATTTCCCCAATGAGTTAATAGATAGTGAATTATTTGGATATGAGGAAGGAGCTTTTACTGGAGCAAGAAAGGGTGGCAAGATTGGGAAATTTGAGGTGGCAAATGGAGGAACATTATTTCTTGATGAATTAGGAGAAATGGAGATTCATCTTCAAGCAAAGCTTTTGCGTGTTCTTGAGACAATGTGCGTAAATAGAATTGGTGCAAACAAACCAATTAGTGTTGATGTGAGGATTATTGCAGCTACTAATAGAAATTTAGAAAAACTGGTGAAAGAGGGGAGGTTTAGGAAAGATTTATACTATAGATTGAAGGTTCTTTGTCTAGAAATACCTTCTTTAAGGGAAAGAGGTGATGATGTTTTATTACTTTCAGACTATTTCATAAAAAATTCTCAGAATAAAATAAATAGATATATAAAAGGCATTAGTAATGAAGCAAAAGAAATGTTGAGAAAACATACTTGGCCAGGAAATATAAGAGAACTTGAAAATACTATATCAAGATCATTATATATTTGTAATACTGATTATATAACATCAAATACTCTAAAAATGGCTGGTTTAAAAGAATTAGAATCTGTCCAAATTATAAGAAAAGATTCAGTTAAGATTAATAAGGAGATTATACTAGATACTTTAAAATCAACAAATGGAAATAAAAAAAGAGCATCAGAAATATTAAGTATTTCTAGACCTACTTTGTATAAACTACTAAAAAAATATGAATTAAATCAATAA
- a CDS encoding YkvI family membrane protein has protein sequence MSNIKKQSFFDGAFGKYILPGIVLQSVLIGGGYATGREIVAFGAKFGALGWLGGIGIFIGFTIMSILTFEIARIYKVYDYKSVVKQFAGKFALLYDIIYILLSILIIAVMASATGEIVQQTLGLSYWIGVTGVVIIVGILNFYGSWLIERFETYGTIALYIGYIIFSILVISKTWGNAQQVFANGDTSYIKGSIGVGTVLWAGIIYVGYNLAVYPAALFTLKRQSTRKETIIAGILSGFFMTIPWFLTYFSIMGFYPSKVVLEASVPWLQMLNGLGGTWVIVLFGIVIGWTLIETSTGMIHAFVERVNTGLKEIGKNPLTDKQNALLTITVLIIAMGLSKIGIIDLIAKGYTMMAYGMIAVYAIPLVTIGLYKIVKSK, from the coding sequence ATGAGTAATATAAAAAAGCAAAGTTTCTTTGATGGTGCTTTTGGAAAATATATTCTGCCAGGTATCGTATTACAATCTGTTCTTATAGGTGGAGGGTATGCAACAGGACGTGAAATTGTTGCATTTGGAGCTAAATTTGGAGCTTTAGGATGGCTTGGAGGAATAGGAATTTTTATAGGATTTACAATTATGAGTATTTTGACTTTCGAGATTGCACGAATTTATAAAGTTTACGATTATAAATCTGTTGTAAAGCAATTTGCAGGAAAATTTGCATTATTATATGACATAATATATATACTTCTTTCTATTCTTATAATAGCCGTTATGGCCTCTGCGACAGGTGAAATTGTACAGCAAACTCTAGGTCTTTCCTATTGGATTGGAGTAACTGGAGTAGTCATAATCGTTGGTATACTTAATTTTTATGGTAGCTGGTTAATTGAAAGATTTGAAACTTATGGAACAATTGCTTTATATATAGGATATATAATATTTAGTATTTTAGTAATATCTAAAACTTGGGGAAATGCACAGCAAGTATTTGCAAATGGTGATACTAGTTATATTAAAGGATCGATTGGAGTAGGTACTGTTTTATGGGCTGGTATAATTTATGTAGGATATAATCTAGCAGTTTATCCTGCTGCATTGTTTACACTAAAAAGACAAAGTACAAGAAAAGAGACAATTATTGCAGGTATACTATCAGGATTTTTTATGACAATTCCATGGTTTTTAACCTATTTTTCTATAATGGGATTTTATCCATCAAAAGTAGTATTAGAAGCATCTGTTCCATGGCTGCAAATGCTAAATGGATTAGGTGGTACATGGGTAATTGTATTATTTGGTATTGTTATTGGATGGACTTTAATTGAAACATCTACAGGTATGATTCATGCCTTTGTTGAGAGAGTAAATACAGGATTAAAAGAAATAGGAAAAAATCCTTTAACAGATAAACAAAATGCTCTTTTGACGATTACAGTCTTAATCATTGCTATGGGTTTATCTAAGATAGGAATTATTGATCTTATAGCAAAAGGATATACAATGATGGCTTATGGAATGATTGCAGTATATGCTATACCTCTTGTAACGATAGGATTATATAAAATAGTAAAATCAAAATAA
- the dptF gene encoding DNA phosphorothioation-dependent restriction protein DptF gives MDNTNCLISILNKLKTSSKEAVEGIDNFSDFKEYMHVNRKVETEFKELVYQANNIEKPQLILLCGSVGDGKSHLISYFKKNKYEIINNFDIHNDATESLDPKKTSIQTLNDVLRDFSDENIGNNTKKLILAINLGTLTNFIDSEYGNRFTRLKKYIENQKILEQDITDNKFNKDSYFQCINFTDFHMYTLTSEGPKSKYIRDIFDRVFSKEANNPFYNKYKDACCSECINYSRCPIKENYENLLRDVLKENIIQKLIETIVKNKVIISTRSLLNFMYDIVVDSSLDNITEEKLFKKIMKYDFIDYLKSLTANIIYDNKDTSNIIASMNAIDPLNIRNEELDQLLVNLNNTERICDYFKKYVDNNEKHYYYKILVIDENLEVVKSEKLKKDQAELKQAIIKFFFRTTSIMGKNNFNIFNDKVYNKYMKYLYNSNRLDRHEMKELLTFVKEVVYKWNGTKLKNGQIHLSIGKNQSKFKVYEHLEFDGRIEGISREETNLNRFINTINLTYKTKNILGKLVTINIDYLLFDLMSKVKGGYRPNKNDKNNFINFNDFVKKLQEYGSNKEKILFDRKIGDKVRKFEFKIDEYGDYCLVEI, from the coding sequence ATGGATAATACAAATTGCTTAATAAGTATATTAAATAAGCTAAAGACTTCCTCTAAGGAAGCAGTTGAAGGAATAGATAATTTTAGTGATTTTAAAGAGTATATGCATGTTAATAGGAAAGTTGAAACTGAGTTTAAGGAACTAGTTTATCAAGCAAATAATATTGAGAAACCTCAATTGATATTGCTGTGTGGTAGTGTTGGAGATGGAAAATCACATTTAATATCCTATTTCAAAAAGAATAAATATGAAATTATTAATAATTTTGACATTCATAATGATGCTACTGAAAGTTTAGATCCTAAGAAAACATCTATTCAAACTTTAAATGACGTATTAAGAGATTTTTCAGACGAGAATATTGGTAATAACACTAAGAAACTTATACTAGCAATAAATTTGGGCACTCTAACAAATTTCATTGATTCTGAATATGGGAATAGATTTACAAGGCTTAAAAAGTATATAGAAAATCAAAAGATACTTGAACAAGATATAACGGATAATAAGTTTAATAAAGATAGCTATTTTCAATGTATAAACTTTACAGATTTTCACATGTATACTTTAACTAGTGAAGGACCTAAATCAAAGTATATAAGAGATATTTTTGATAGAGTTTTTAGTAAAGAAGCTAATAACCCTTTCTATAATAAATATAAAGATGCTTGTTGTTCGGAATGCATAAACTATTCAAGGTGTCCTATAAAGGAAAACTATGAGAATTTATTAAGAGATGTTTTAAAAGAAAATATTATACAGAAATTAATTGAAACTATTGTTAAAAATAAAGTAATTATTTCCACTAGATCATTATTAAATTTTATGTATGATATTGTAGTGGATTCTTCTTTAGATAATATAACAGAAGAAAAATTATTTAAGAAAATAATGAAATATGATTTTATTGACTATTTGAAATCGCTTACAGCAAATATTATTTATGATAATAAAGATACTTCAAATATAATAGCTTCAATGAATGCTATTGATCCATTAAATATTAGAAATGAAGAGTTGGATCAACTTTTAGTAAATCTAAATAATACTGAAAGAATTTGTGATTACTTTAAAAAATACGTAGATAATAATGAAAAACATTATTATTATAAGATTTTAGTTATAGATGAAAATTTGGAAGTTGTAAAAAGTGAGAAACTAAAAAAAGACCAAGCAGAGCTTAAACAAGCTATTATAAAATTCTTTTTTAGAACAACATCAATTATGGGTAAGAATAATTTTAATATTTTTAATGATAAAGTATATAACAAATATATGAAATATCTATATAACTCTAATAGATTAGATAGACATGAAATGAAGGAACTATTGACATTTGTAAAAGAAGTTGTTTATAAATGGAATGGGACTAAATTGAAAAATGGACAAATACATCTTTCAATAGGTAAGAATCAAAGCAAATTTAAAGTTTATGAGCATTTAGAGTTTGATGGAAGAATTGAGGGTATTTCTAGAGAAGAAACAAATTTAAATAGGTTTATCAATACAATAAATCTTACTTACAAAACAAAAAATATCTTGGGGAAACTTGTAACTATTAATATAGATTACTTATTATTTGATCTAATGAGTAAGGTTAAAGGCGGATATAGACCAAATAAAAATGATAAGAATAACTTTATTAACTTTAATGATTTTGTTAAGAAACTACAAGAATATGGATCAAACAAGGAAAAAATATTATTTGATAGAAAAATAGGTGATAAAGTTCGTAAATTTGAATTTAAAATTGATGAATACGGCGATTATTGCTTAGTGGAGATATAA
- a CDS encoding aspartate aminotransferase family protein: MERKINNCVEVVNEDNKVISAASRVPYYPLVIKKGYGSTIEDIDGNKYIDLLSSAGAINTGHSHPKVVEAIKNQIDDFIHYTPAYMYHKPIVELANKLIEITPGDFPKQVAFGLSGSDANDGMIKLVRAYTGRSKVISFIKAYHGSTYGSLSLSAISLNMRKKIGPLLPDIHHIPYPDCYRCPFGQNKESCSMECIEYLNTAFKHYIPAQEVAAVVMEPIAGDAGLIVPPQEYIKKLYDLCKENGILFVSEEVQQGFGRTGKWFGIENFKIIPDVIVIGKAAASGLPLSAIVAKEEIMKSLEAPAHLFTMGGNPVCCSAALATIDVIVQENLLEHVEKLGMHAKERFNEMKKRYEIIGDVRGIGLSIGVDLVDDRITKEKAQEAAAKICYRCWEKGLILAFFSNSVLRIQPPLVITTEEMDKAIDIIEEAIQEYIGGQIPDEVLNVTKGW, from the coding sequence ATGGAAAGAAAGATTAATAATTGTGTTGAAGTTGTAAATGAAGATAATAAAGTAATTTCAGCTGCATCACGTGTACCATATTACCCGTTAGTTATAAAAAAGGGATATGGTAGTACAATTGAAGATATTGATGGAAACAAGTATATAGACTTGTTATCTAGTGCAGGAGCAATAAACACCGGTCATTCTCATCCTAAAGTAGTGGAAGCAATTAAAAATCAAATAGATGACTTTATTCATTATACTCCAGCGTATATGTATCATAAGCCAATAGTAGAACTTGCTAATAAACTTATAGAAATAACTCCTGGCGATTTTCCAAAACAAGTAGCTTTTGGTTTATCAGGATCTGATGCAAATGATGGGATGATTAAGCTTGTAAGAGCATACACAGGTAGAAGTAAAGTTATATCATTTATTAAAGCATATCATGGGTCTACTTATGGATCACTTTCTTTAAGTGCTATTAGTCTAAATATGAGAAAAAAAATAGGACCTTTACTTCCAGATATCCATCATATTCCATACCCTGATTGCTATAGATGTCCATTTGGTCAGAACAAAGAGAGTTGTAGTATGGAATGTATAGAGTATTTAAATACAGCATTTAAACACTATATACCTGCACAAGAAGTTGCAGCTGTTGTAATGGAGCCTATTGCAGGGGATGCCGGATTAATTGTTCCACCTCAAGAATATATAAAAAAATTATATGATTTGTGTAAAGAAAATGGAATACTTTTTGTTAGTGAAGAGGTGCAACAAGGATTTGGAAGAACTGGAAAATGGTTTGGAATAGAAAACTTTAAAATTATCCCTGATGTTATTGTAATAGGTAAAGCAGCTGCATCAGGATTACCATTAAGTGCAATTGTAGCAAAAGAAGAAATTATGAAGTCATTAGAAGCACCAGCTCATTTATTTACAATGGGAGGAAATCCTGTTTGTTGTAGTGCAGCACTTGCAACTATAGATGTAATAGTTCAGGAAAATTTATTAGAACATGTTGAAAAGTTAGGTATGCACGCAAAAGAGAGATTTAATGAAATGAAGAAACGATATGAAATTATAGGAGATGTTCGTGGAATTGGATTATCAATAGGGGTAGACTTAGTAGATGACAGGATAACAAAAGAAAAAGCACAAGAAGCTGCTGCTAAAATATGTTATAGATGTTGGGAAAAAGGATTGATACTTGCATTTTTCAGCAATAGTGTTCTTAGAATTCAACCACCACTTGTAATAACTACAGAGGAAATGGATAAAGCAATAGATATTATTGAAGAAGCAATTCAGGAATATATAGGAGGACAAATTCCAGATGAGGTATTAAATGTAACAAAAGGATGGTAG
- the dptG gene encoding DNA phosphorothioation-dependent restriction protein DptG yields MRYEIKIDDIEKNYVKKGSFKHNAETKPWMLPSTTQYKESQKPEIINFTAAVGAFSRNLTKKKEYTNFCIEKYYNDIISQISIDKKNKSILIDLITELFFQGENLIIFHPKTLNYIESTHFNNKLGQFLFDVLYKEDHDIFNLIAQAYGKNSNNILINLMTKNLPQLDENQNIINKYKNFNPYISKIFMADFKYLLENSDMLIDNLEKILKFYYMFYVSQSAMILNKTFEADIEKPMNVYFGLDWENTGKGRLNTELGWKVVESNVLRLFSHANALHLINHNNENKKYSYVELKDRIDSMSIEEKIDFVNDVNNLIDFYKGYIIDVEWDNFKYTPKFENECYDAVYKLFKIINYQFDNSGRKKRQKDYGTRFVEFCKANFLRQRGRYGYIFNLTEEYTIFLTKICIKDNEKIKLKDLFVEFKKRGISLDNDSKVKLIQLYEKLNILEKKSDSGDAQYVKRIL; encoded by the coding sequence ATGAGATATGAGATAAAAATTGATGATATTGAAAAGAATTATGTTAAAAAAGGTTCTTTTAAACATAATGCTGAAACTAAACCGTGGATGTTACCGTCTACTACACAATATAAGGAAAGTCAAAAACCAGAAATAATAAATTTTACAGCGGCAGTGGGAGCGTTTTCAAGAAATTTAACAAAGAAAAAGGAATATACTAATTTTTGTATAGAAAAATATTACAATGATATTATTAGTCAAATTAGTATAGATAAGAAAAATAAATCTATACTTATTGATTTAATAACAGAATTATTTTTTCAAGGTGAAAATTTGATTATTTTTCATCCTAAAACCTTAAATTATATTGAGTCCACACATTTTAATAATAAATTGGGACAATTTTTATTTGATGTTTTATATAAAGAAGACCACGATATATTTAATTTGATAGCACAAGCCTACGGTAAGAATTCGAATAATATACTTATAAATTTAATGACAAAAAATCTCCCTCAACTTGATGAAAATCAAAATATTATAAATAAATATAAAAATTTCAACCCATACATAAGCAAAATCTTCATGGCGGATTTTAAATACTTACTTGAAAATAGTGATATGTTAATAGATAATTTAGAAAAAATTTTAAAATTTTACTATATGTTTTATGTATCTCAATCTGCAATGATACTTAATAAAACATTTGAAGCAGATATTGAAAAACCTATGAACGTATATTTTGGATTAGATTGGGAAAATACAGGGAAAGGGAGATTAAATACTGAGCTTGGTTGGAAAGTGGTAGAATCAAATGTTTTGAGACTATTTTCTCACGCAAATGCATTACATTTAATAAATCATAATAATGAGAATAAAAAGTATTCATATGTAGAGTTAAAAGATAGAATTGATAGTATGAGTATTGAGGAAAAAATAGATTTTGTTAATGATGTAAATAATCTAATAGATTTTTATAAAGGATATATAATAGATGTGGAATGGGATAATTTTAAATATACTCCAAAATTTGAGAATGAATGTTATGATGCAGTATATAAGTTATTTAAAATTATAAACTATCAATTTGATAATTCGGGTAGAAAAAAGAGACAAAAGGATTATGGAACCAGATTTGTAGAGTTCTGCAAGGCGAATTTTCTAAGACAAAGAGGAAGGTATGGCTATATTTTTAACCTAACTGAAGAATATACTATTTTTTTAACTAAAATCTGTATAAAGGATAACGAAAAGATTAAATTAAAAGATTTATTTGTTGAGTTTAAAAAAAGAGGTATTTCATTAGATAATGATTCTAAGGTAAAATTAATACAACTTTATGAAAAACTAAATATTTTAGAAAAGAAAAGTGATAGTGGGGATGCGCAATATGTCAAAAGAATTTTATAA